In Sphingobacterium zeae, one genomic interval encodes:
- a CDS encoding IS3 family transposase yields the protein MVKLVANILVRQKRIGTRKLYYLLQNELQVIKVGKDKFFDILRANHLLIIPKRSYQTTSMSHHRFRKYPNLIKNLTINHPNQVWVSDITYIGKREKPCYLSLITDAYSKKIVGFQVLNTMCANHMVKALKMAQNQRNTKEALIHHSDRGVQYCSDEYQEYLKKYNITCSMTENADPYENAIAE from the coding sequence GTGGTAAAACTTGTGGCAAATATACTTGTTCGCCAAAAACGAATAGGTACACGAAAGCTTTATTATCTATTACAAAATGAGCTCCAGGTAATAAAAGTAGGAAAAGATAAGTTCTTTGACATACTACGTGCAAATCATTTGTTAATCATTCCCAAACGCAGTTACCAAACAACCTCAATGTCACATCATCGGTTTAGAAAATATCCAAATTTGATTAAGAATCTGACAATCAATCATCCTAATCAAGTCTGGGTGAGCGATATTACTTACATCGGTAAACGAGAAAAACCTTGTTATCTAAGTTTGATTACAGATGCTTACTCTAAAAAGATTGTTGGTTTTCAGGTATTAAATACGATGTGTGCTAATCATATGGTTAAAGCACTAAAGATGGCCCAAAATCAAAGAAATACAAAAGAAGCTCTAATTCACCATTCTGATAGAGGGGTTCAATATTGTTCGGATGAATATCAAGAGTATTTGAAAAAGTATAACATAACTTGCAGTATGACAGAAAATGCTGACCCTTATGAAAATGCTATTGCTGAATGA
- a CDS encoding HEPN domain-containing protein, with amino-acid sequence MVETKEETYHGIWFLPNSQITVMGHLTVTDFIIELHLTDPNNRKLSEEEAASVNEELRYPVIYGLGNYGEKITLYDCSGVIDIFNAKLMLYGDEYYSAFNEQKFKILGVHIPTFDGWISSDSFFFKNSYKSAGFSIEYTAPEKLKMALSDSLDINIDFECFQPSTENRNKITLHEFALVNFIAKDAEGIHISEFMKYLLYFQQLVSFLSKDGANVSAARVYTSVEQYTRNKFLGTMVYGGVPFNKFEYPLQDRHRKYLVSRADVDDGLEAFFGKWFSFAAEGQHILKLIFLDYFFRGAFDENNFLNLIRVLEIYHIYMFPGKLMPDTDFKIKLGEIIAGVPDAHKKEVKEHLAFKNELNLDQRLTKLFSEVENGKLGFDYTYDETFKRKVKQSRNYYTHYNPNLKAKAAAGEELEALTLACRALINYLILKHLGVPKEVLRKRFEYYIESSYYSNYFL; translated from the coding sequence ATGGTAGAGACCAAAGAAGAAACTTATCACGGCATATGGTTTTTACCAAATAGCCAAATTACAGTCATGGGGCACCTGACTGTGACCGATTTTATTATCGAACTTCACCTGACAGATCCCAATAACCGCAAACTTTCTGAAGAAGAAGCGGCAAGCGTTAATGAAGAGCTGAGATACCCGGTGATATATGGCCTGGGAAATTATGGTGAAAAAATTACACTTTACGATTGTTCCGGCGTTATAGATATCTTCAACGCCAAATTGATGCTATATGGCGATGAATATTACAGCGCATTCAATGAGCAAAAATTTAAAATTCTAGGCGTTCATATACCCACGTTCGATGGCTGGATTAGCAGCGACAGTTTTTTTTTTAAAAATAGCTACAAAAGTGCTGGATTTTCGATTGAATATACCGCACCTGAGAAGTTAAAAATGGCACTCAGCGATAGTTTAGATATCAATATCGATTTTGAGTGTTTCCAACCATCTACCGAAAACCGCAATAAAATTACCCTGCATGAATTTGCCCTTGTCAACTTCATCGCGAAGGATGCGGAAGGCATTCATATTTCGGAATTTATGAAATACCTGCTGTATTTTCAGCAACTTGTTTCTTTTTTGTCGAAGGATGGCGCAAATGTTTCCGCCGCCCGTGTATATACTTCTGTTGAGCAGTATACCAGAAATAAGTTTCTGGGAACAATGGTCTATGGTGGAGTACCGTTCAACAAGTTTGAGTATCCGTTGCAGGACCGTCACCGGAAATACCTGGTCAGCAGGGCCGATGTGGATGATGGTCTAGAAGCTTTTTTTGGTAAATGGTTTAGTTTCGCCGCAGAAGGGCAGCATATCCTTAAATTGATATTCCTTGACTACTTTTTTCGCGGGGCCTTTGACGAAAATAATTTCCTGAATTTGATCCGGGTCCTGGAGATATACCATATTTATATGTTTCCGGGAAAGCTGATGCCGGATACCGATTTCAAGATCAAATTGGGTGAGATTATTGCAGGTGTGCCGGATGCGCATAAAAAAGAGGTTAAAGAGCACCTTGCTTTTAAAAACGAGCTTAACCTAGATCAAAGACTAACGAAGCTGTTTTCAGAAGTAGAAAATGGTAAGCTTGGTTTTGACTATACCTATGATGAGACATTTAAGCGGAAAGTGAAGCAATCCAGAAACTATTACACCCATTATAATCCCAATTTGAAAGCTAAAGCAGCTGCCGGAGAGGAATTGGAGGCATTGACATTAGCCTGCCGTGCTTTGATCAATTATCTTATTCTAAAACACTTGGGCGTTCCAAAAGAGGTACTGAGAAAACGGTTTGAGTATTATATTGAGAGTTCGTACTACTCAAATTATTTCCTATAG
- a CDS encoding aminotransferase-like domain-containing protein → MKKTCKRRKVRMVYVTPHHHYPTTVSLRIDRRLELLRLANEYGFIIFEDDYDFDFHYNHRPLSPLERADENGMVIYCGSFSKSFSPAFRMGYLAASENVIEHLANVRVLLDRQGDHILDCAMAELLNDGTIQLYLRKTLSIYEEKRNHFCDPLHDKLGNAVNFSVPDGGMTVWTEFDKSINLETLSQKAYSKGLYIYQMARCINILIIMKTVLG, encoded by the coding sequence CTGAAAAAAACATGTAAACGAAGAAAGGTAAGAATGGTGTATGTAACCCCGCATCATCATTATCCCACAACAGTTTCACTACGTATTGACCGAAGATTGGAATTATTACGTTTAGCCAATGAATATGGTTTTATAATTTTTGAAGATGACTATGACTTTGATTTTCATTACAATCATCGTCCATTATCTCCACTTGAAAGAGCAGACGAAAACGGAATGGTAATTTACTGCGGTTCTTTCAGTAAAAGTTTTTCCCCAGCATTTCGCATGGGGTATCTGGCTGCTTCCGAAAATGTAATTGAGCACCTTGCTAATGTTCGGGTATTGCTTGATAGACAAGGTGACCACATTTTAGACTGTGCCATGGCGGAACTGCTAAACGACGGCACTATACAGCTTTACCTTAGAAAAACTTTGTCTATTTATGAAGAAAAAAGAAATCATTTTTGTGACCCATTGCATGATAAGTTAGGCAATGCTGTGAATTTTTCTGTTCCTGATGGTGGTATGACAGTATGGACTGAATTTGACAAATCCATTAATCTTGAAACCTTGTCTCAAAAAGCCTACTCCAAAGGACTATATATATATCAGATGGCAAGGTGCATCAATATCCTGATTATAATGAAAACGGTATTAGGTTAG
- a CDS encoding helix-turn-helix domain-containing protein — translation MQYYPVPHSLSPLIESIWSFESPEQLPEREQALVIPTGKCVLLWNYKSTYEHVVEDKVFHHPLYDLHLVGPHNKNIALSGSAPVSSIGITFRPYGYYAIAGAAMPTLVNEVASISRLKQDGSMVLDSCTGVPADSIGSLLQLLAERIQFAADGRVISAVDAIDQHQGNIRIREVFENIPGSQRHLNKLFKEQVGLTPKEYASIVRLQAMYNLYIRDQQRENKDHLYDLYYDESHFLQDFRKVFTQRPRQFMRAPNQLGNAFNKKR, via the coding sequence ATGCAGTATTATCCCGTACCTCACAGTTTATCTCCATTGATTGAATCCATCTGGTCGTTCGAAAGCCCAGAGCAGCTCCCGGAGCGTGAGCAGGCCCTGGTGATCCCGACCGGTAAATGCGTATTGCTGTGGAACTATAAAAGTACTTACGAGCATGTCGTGGAGGACAAAGTGTTCCATCATCCGCTGTACGACCTGCATCTGGTGGGCCCTCACAACAAAAATATTGCTCTCAGCGGTTCTGCCCCGGTCAGCTCCATCGGCATCACCTTCAGACCCTATGGCTATTATGCCATCGCAGGTGCTGCCATGCCCACATTAGTCAACGAAGTAGCGTCCATCTCCCGCCTGAAGCAGGACGGCAGCATGGTACTGGACTCCTGCACTGGGGTGCCTGCGGACAGTATCGGTTCGCTGCTGCAGCTGCTGGCCGAGCGGATACAGTTTGCAGCCGATGGGCGCGTCATCAGCGCAGTGGATGCCATCGACCAGCATCAGGGCAATATCCGCATCCGGGAGGTCTTCGAAAATATTCCCGGCTCGCAGCGGCATCTCAATAAGCTGTTCAAGGAGCAGGTCGGCTTGACACCGAAAGAATATGCTTCCATCGTGCGCCTGCAGGCGATGTACAACCTCTATATCCGTGATCAGCAAAGGGAAAACAAAGACCATCTGTATGACCTTTACTATGACGAATCCCACTTCCTGCAAGACTTCCGCAAGGTATTCACACAGCGGCCACGGCAGTTTATGCGCGCCCCAAACCAGCTGGGCAATGCCTTCAACAAAAAACGATAG